A single window of Cetobacterium sp. 8H DNA harbors:
- a CDS encoding NAD(P)/FAD-dependent oxidoreductase, with product MRYVIIGASAAGINGAENLRRLDKESEIVLISEDDKVYSRCILHHYISSKRNVEELNFVDPDFFEKNKINWIKGKKVVSLSDEKKEITLSNGEIVKFDKVLIASGSSPFIPPIENLRGKKNVVGLKSLSDCEKIMELAKTSKNILVIGAGLIGIDAVVGLLHFKNNDLKINLVEMSDRLLPLQLDKRASIAYEKKLQENKVELILNSKVLKANLSEEDSDKIKSILLEGDIEIQTDLIVVATGIRPNVDFLKDSNIEVDKLGLVLNEKGETNIKDIYGAGDVSGRGPIWSKAVKESIIATSNMAGVQRVMDDFFVCKSTMNFFNIPTLSLGNMNECLNNAELKVDILEDDNGNYKKIMHKNGYIYGAIIQGDLSYSGILTQLIKADIDISKVKKPIFSIDYSDFFRIKKDLEFEF from the coding sequence ATGAGATATGTTATTATTGGTGCTTCAGCTGCCGGAATAAATGGTGCTGAGAATTTGAGAAGACTGGATAAAGAAAGTGAAATAGTTTTAATATCAGAAGATGATAAAGTATATTCAAGATGCATATTACATCATTATATATCTTCTAAAAGAAATGTGGAAGAATTAAATTTTGTTGATCCAGATTTTTTTGAGAAAAATAAAATTAATTGGATAAAAGGTAAAAAAGTAGTATCTTTATCAGATGAGAAAAAAGAGATAACACTTTCCAATGGTGAAATTGTAAAATTTGATAAAGTTTTAATAGCTTCAGGATCATCGCCTTTTATTCCTCCAATTGAAAATTTAAGAGGAAAGAAAAATGTTGTAGGTTTAAAGTCTCTATCAGATTGTGAGAAAATTATGGAGTTAGCTAAGACTTCTAAGAACATATTAGTAATAGGAGCAGGACTTATAGGAATAGATGCAGTTGTGGGTTTATTACATTTTAAAAATAATGATTTAAAAATAAATTTGGTTGAAATGTCCGACAGATTATTACCTTTACAACTAGATAAAAGAGCATCTATAGCATATGAAAAGAAACTTCAAGAAAATAAAGTTGAATTAATATTAAATTCAAAAGTTTTAAAAGCCAATTTATCTGAAGAAGATTCTGATAAAATAAAGAGTATTCTTTTAGAAGGAGATATAGAGATACAAACGGATCTAATAGTTGTAGCAACAGGAATTAGACCAAATGTAGATTTTTTAAAAGATTCTAATATAGAAGTAGATAAATTAGGACTTGTTTTGAATGAAAAAGGAGAGACAAATATAAAAGATATCTATGGTGCTGGAGATGTTAGTGGAAGAGGACCAATCTGGTCAAAAGCAGTTAAAGAATCTATAATAGCAACAAGTAATATGGCTGGTGTACAAAGAGTTATGGATGATTTCTTTGTGTGTAAATCAACAATGAATTTTTTTAATATACCAACTCTTTCTTTAGGTAATATGAATGAGTGTCTTAATAATGCTGAATTAAAGGTAGATATTTTAGAGGATGACAATGGAAATTACAAAAAAATAATGCATAAAAATGGCTATATTTATGGGGCAATTATTCAAGGTGATCTATCGTATTCTGGAATATTGACTCAGCTTATCAAAGCTGATATAGATATTTCAAAAGTAAAAAAACCTATATTTAGCATTGATTACTCAGATTTTTTTAGAATAAAAAAAGATTTAGAGTTTGAGTTTTAG
- a CDS encoding molybdopterin oxidoreductase family protein gives MKVIQSTCNYCSIACNMDFYIEDEKIKKIIPTEKYPVNKGFSCIKGLNLDKQQTIKKFPKYPLLKQEDGSRKQISWEEAYSIFSKKLKDIVDKHGKENVACISTGQLTLEDMSLAGHVFRNYIGGQLDGNTRLCMATSVVAHKQSFGFDSPPYTLNDLELSDVIIFIGANPIVAHPILWDRVKKNKDPNKKIITIDIRKSETVKNSDYFYEVKPKADLEFLYILAKYLIDKDWIDKNYIEKYTENFQEFSEHIKKYNYDSIEENTGISFLQLEELAKLIHEGKRVSFWWTMGVNQGYQAVRTAQAIINLAIMTGNIGKPGTGANSITGQCNAMGSRLFSNTTSLYGGGDYSDELKRKKVGEALGVNPDIFPKTPTLPYNVIIEKIVSGEIKALWILCTNPRHSWINNTQFQEAVKKLELFVVQDLYDDTDSSLLADLYLPVTSGLKKDGTIINTERRVSRIRPVLKKEEGEKTDFEVIYEVGKALGMGPLLEGWETPEKVFDKMMKATEDSPCDMTGIDYKILDEGYGVQWPFKKGQVLEENERRLFEDNEYYTPNKKVKFIFEDVMENPKPTNQEYPYILDTGRGTVGQWHTQTRTREINYVADVVSGLPYIYISKDLGNEKDIKTEDEVLVESINGRVSKFKVLLTEDLSKNVIFCPLHYVEANNLTLSIYDTYSKEPSYKYTPVKIIKA, from the coding sequence ATGAAAGTAATACAGTCGACTTGTAATTATTGTTCTATTGCTTGTAATATGGATTTTTATATAGAGGATGAAAAAATAAAAAAAATAATTCCAACTGAAAAATATCCTGTTAATAAAGGATTTAGCTGTATAAAAGGATTAAATTTAGATAAACAACAAACCATAAAAAAATTTCCAAAATATCCACTTTTAAAACAGGAAGATGGAAGTAGAAAGCAGATTTCATGGGAAGAAGCATACTCTATATTTTCAAAAAAACTAAAAGATATAGTAGATAAACATGGAAAAGAGAATGTGGCATGTATTAGTACGGGTCAACTGACTTTAGAAGATATGTCTTTGGCAGGGCATGTATTTAGAAATTATATTGGCGGACAATTAGATGGAAATACAAGACTTTGTATGGCAACTTCAGTAGTTGCTCATAAACAAAGTTTTGGATTTGATTCACCACCATATACTTTAAATGATTTAGAGCTGTCAGATGTAATTATTTTTATAGGTGCAAATCCTATTGTTGCCCATCCAATACTATGGGATAGAGTTAAAAAAAATAAAGATCCAAATAAAAAAATTATAACAATAGATATAAGAAAATCTGAAACAGTTAAAAATTCAGACTATTTTTATGAAGTAAAACCTAAAGCAGATCTTGAATTTTTATATATTTTAGCTAAGTACTTGATAGATAAAGATTGGATAGATAAAAATTATATAGAAAAATATACTGAGAATTTTCAAGAATTTAGCGAACACATAAAAAAATATAATTATGATTCTATTGAAGAAAATACAGGGATATCTTTTTTACAATTAGAGGAGTTAGCTAAGCTAATCCATGAAGGGAAAAGAGTTTCATTTTGGTGGACAATGGGAGTAAATCAAGGATATCAAGCAGTTAGAACTGCACAGGCAATAATAAATTTAGCAATTATGACTGGAAATATTGGAAAGCCTGGAACGGGAGCAAACTCGATAACAGGGCAATGTAATGCGATGGGGTCAAGATTATTTAGTAATACAACAAGTCTTTATGGTGGTGGCGATTACTCAGATGAACTTAAAAGAAAAAAAGTTGGAGAAGCACTAGGTGTTAATCCAGATATATTTCCAAAAACACCGACACTTCCTTATAATGTAATAATAGAAAAAATAGTGTCAGGAGAGATTAAAGCTTTGTGGATACTGTGCACAAATCCTAGACACTCTTGGATAAATAACACTCAATTCCAAGAAGCAGTAAAAAAATTAGAATTATTTGTTGTTCAAGATTTATATGATGATACAGATAGTTCATTGTTGGCAGATTTATATCTTCCAGTAACATCAGGATTAAAAAAAGATGGAACTATTATAAACACAGAAAGAAGAGTTTCTAGAATCAGACCTGTTCTTAAAAAAGAAGAGGGTGAAAAAACAGATTTTGAGGTTATATATGAAGTTGGAAAGGCATTAGGAATGGGACCTTTACTAGAAGGATGGGAAACTCCAGAGAAAGTCTTTGATAAGATGATGAAAGCGACTGAAGACTCACCGTGTGATATGACAGGAATAGATTATAAAATTTTAGATGAGGGTTATGGTGTTCAGTGGCCTTTTAAAAAAGGACAAGTTTTAGAAGAAAATGAAAGAAGACTATTTGAAGATAATGAATACTATACGCCAAATAAAAAGGTGAAATTTATATTTGAAGATGTTATGGAAAATCCAAAACCTACAAATCAAGAGTATCCATATATTTTAGATACAGGTAGAGGTACAGTAGGGCAGTGGCATACACAGACAAGAACAAGGGAGATAAACTATGTTGCGGATGTGGTTTCAGGATTACCATATATTTATATCTCAAAAGATTTAGGAAATGAGAAGGATATAAAAACAGAAGATGAGGTTTTAGTAGAGTCAATAAATGGAAGAGTAAGTAAGTTTAAAGTTTTATTAACTGAAGATTTATCTAAAAATGTAATATTTTGTCCATTACATTACGTAGAAGCTAATAATTTAACTTTATCTATTTATGATACTTATTCAAAGGAACCATCATATAAATATACTCCTGTGAAAATAATAAAAGCGTAA
- the asrB gene encoding anaerobic sulfite reductase subunit AsrB — protein sequence MSNIYLPKKYKILSITPQSPIEFLFKVETDLKPEAGQFLQVSIPKVGEAPISVADFNHEEGWIEFLIRKVGKVTDAVFNLEIGDYIFLRGPYGNSFPLEKFKGKRVVILAGGSGIAPVRPLIKTLIKTPNHDLELLFGFKDQEFILFKKEIDSWRQNTPMILTVDKGCGLDGECVGLVTEYIPHLKLLHSLDNLEVIIVGPPMMMKFSALEFIKQGVSEENVWVSFERNMSCAVGKCGHCKIDETYICLDGPIFNYTKAKKLLD from the coding sequence ATGAGTAATATCTATCTGCCTAAAAAATATAAAATATTATCTATTACCCCTCAAAGTCCAATTGAATTTTTATTCAAAGTTGAAACTGATTTAAAGCCCGAAGCTGGACAATTTTTACAAGTTTCTATTCCAAAAGTTGGTGAAGCACCTATTTCGGTTGCTGATTTCAATCATGAAGAAGGTTGGATTGAATTTTTAATAAGAAAAGTTGGAAAAGTTACAGATGCCGTTTTTAATTTAGAGATTGGAGATTATATATTTTTAAGAGGGCCATACGGGAACTCATTTCCGTTAGAAAAATTTAAAGGTAAAAGAGTTGTGATTTTAGCTGGAGGAAGTGGTATTGCCCCTGTGAGACCTCTTATAAAAACTTTAATAAAAACACCCAACCATGACTTAGAACTTCTTTTTGGATTTAAAGATCAAGAATTTATTCTTTTTAAAAAAGAAATTGATTCTTGGAGACAAAATACACCTATGATTCTGACTGTAGATAAAGGATGTGGACTAGATGGTGAATGTGTTGGTCTTGTGACAGAATATATTCCTCATTTAAAACTTTTGCATTCTCTTGACAATTTAGAAGTTATTATTGTTGGGCCACCTATGATGATGAAATTTTCTGCTTTAGAATTTATAAAACAAGGAGTATCTGAAGAGAACGTTTGGGTTTCTTTTGAAAGAAATATGTCTTGTGCCGTTGGTAAGTGTGGGCACTGTAAAATTGATGAGACATATATTTGTTTAGATGGTCCTATTTTTAATTATACAAAAGCTAAAAAACTTTTAGATTAG
- a CDS encoding HAD-IA family hydrolase produces MKNIVFDIGNVLLEFRPKDFLKGLGFDKNISNRLYHLIFLSDEWKELDRGVIDYDIAYNIFSTKAPELKTEIKTVLDKWHETLTPIYENVKLLKDLKEYGYNIYYLSNFHKDAYEKMYHKYDFLRIGNGGVISYQVNTLKPDHHMYATLLSKYDLNPTETLFIDDSYENVEEAQKIGFQGILFTSCNELRNSLQQML; encoded by the coding sequence ATGAAAAACATAGTATTTGATATTGGTAATGTTTTACTAGAATTTCGTCCAAAAGATTTTTTAAAAGGGTTAGGATTTGATAAAAATATAAGTAATCGACTATATCATTTAATTTTTTTAAGTGATGAATGGAAAGAACTTGACAGAGGGGTTATAGATTATGATATTGCTTACAATATCTTTTCTACAAAGGCTCCTGAATTAAAAACAGAAATCAAAACTGTTCTTGATAAATGGCATGAAACTCTTACACCTATCTACGAAAATGTAAAACTTTTAAAAGACTTAAAAGAATATGGTTACAATATCTACTATCTATCAAATTTTCATAAAGATGCCTATGAAAAAATGTATCATAAATATGACTTTTTAAGAATTGGAAATGGTGGGGTTATCTCTTATCAAGTAAATACTCTTAAACCAGATCATCATATGTATGCTACTCTTCTTTCTAAATATGACTTAAATCCAACTGAAACTCTTTTCATAGATGATAGCTATGAAAATGTTGAAGAGGCTCAAAAAATAGGTTTTCAAGGTATTTTATTTACATCATGTAACGAATTAAGGAATTCATTGCAACAAATGCTTTAA
- the asrC gene encoding sulfite reductase subunit C codes for MALEIYRKSFTKNAYRITKDRKKTALRVRIPGGEISAELLVKVSEIATKFGNGKVHITTRQGFEIKGIDITKINEVNKAIQPLIDGFEINQPNGINNGYPAAGTRNITACIGNQVCPKAQYNTTILAKKIEKEVFPSDFHFKIAITGCPNDCIKARMHDFGIIGMTYPIYEKEKCISCGACVKKCKGLSTGALRAENYTVIREHSKCIGCGECVLNCPTSAWTRDEKKYYRLSIMGRTGKKNPRLGEDWILWGDEENIIKIIKNTYEYVDKHIDRSLPKEHIGYIVDRTGFQEFRNFVLKDVEFDELSVVRNNIYWNGITYSGAENDLGK; via the coding sequence ATGGCTTTAGAAATTTATAGAAAATCTTTTACAAAAAATGCATATAGAATAACTAAAGATAGAAAAAAAACAGCTCTTAGAGTTAGAATTCCAGGCGGTGAAATTTCAGCAGAACTTCTTGTTAAAGTTTCTGAAATAGCCACTAAATTTGGAAATGGTAAAGTCCATATAACAACTCGTCAAGGTTTTGAAATAAAAGGTATTGATATTACTAAAATTAATGAAGTTAATAAAGCTATACAGCCCTTAATTGATGGATTTGAAATAAATCAACCCAATGGAATAAATAACGGTTATCCTGCAGCAGGAACTAGAAATATTACTGCTTGTATTGGAAATCAAGTTTGTCCTAAAGCTCAATATAACACAACTATTCTTGCTAAAAAAATTGAAAAAGAAGTTTTCCCAAGTGATTTTCATTTTAAAATTGCGATTACTGGATGTCCAAATGATTGTATCAAAGCTAGAATGCATGACTTTGGAATTATTGGAATGACTTACCCTATTTATGAAAAAGAAAAGTGTATTTCATGTGGAGCTTGTGTAAAGAAATGTAAAGGTCTTTCTACAGGAGCTCTGAGAGCTGAAAATTACACCGTTATAAGAGAACACTCTAAATGTATAGGTTGTGGTGAGTGCGTATTAAATTGCCCTACATCAGCTTGGACAAGAGATGAGAAAAAATACTATCGTCTTAGTATCATGGGAAGAACTGGGAAAAAAAATCCTCGGCTTGGAGAAGATTGGATTCTTTGGGGGGATGAAGAAAATATTATTAAAATTATTAAAAATACCTATGAATATGTAGACAAGCACATAGATCGTTCACTCCCTAAAGAGCATATTGGATATATTGTCGATAGAACCGGATTTCAAGAATTCAGAAATTTTGTACTTAAAGATGTTGAATTTGATGAATTATCTGTCGTTAGAAATAATATTTATTGGAATGGAATTACTTACTCTGGAGCTGAAAATGATTTAGGAAAATAG
- the asrA gene encoding anaerobic sulfite reductase subunit AsrA has protein sequence MKKQFSKDDFNSILSNLSKEFDIYAPVSKPFKGMFSDTDLITYDKINSIEQISLKEKSFYSAKEITLPMRETIFYFTENGFTEPEINKKKALVFIRSCDLHAVNRVDQIYLNNKFSDKYYEDAKKRIKYVVMGCPGKGWDSCFCVSFGTNTSDNYNLGITFKDDYIFADVKDRELESYFNEGLSKDFEMEFVSENIEKVTIPENINLEDIINDEMWKDYDRCIKCGRCNFTCPTCTCFTTQDIFNRDNEKTGERRRVWASCHVDNFTTMAGGHEFRKQPGERMRFKVMHKISDFKKRFGVHMCVGCGRCEDACPEYISYINCINRLAKKVGENNE, from the coding sequence ATGAAAAAACAATTTTCAAAGGATGATTTCAATTCTATTCTTTCAAATCTTTCAAAGGAGTTTGATATATATGCACCTGTTTCCAAGCCATTTAAAGGTATGTTTTCAGATACAGATTTAATAACTTATGACAAAATCAACTCTATTGAACAAATTAGCCTAAAGGAAAAATCTTTTTATTCTGCTAAAGAAATTACTCTCCCTATGAGAGAAACTATTTTTTATTTCACCGAAAATGGATTTACAGAGCCCGAAATAAATAAAAAGAAAGCACTCGTATTTATTCGAAGCTGTGATTTACATGCTGTTAATAGAGTCGATCAAATATATCTTAACAACAAATTTTCTGATAAGTATTATGAAGATGCAAAAAAAAGAATAAAATATGTTGTTATGGGATGCCCAGGTAAGGGTTGGGACTCTTGTTTCTGTGTATCATTTGGAACTAATACCTCTGATAATTATAATTTAGGAATAACATTTAAAGACGACTATATTTTTGCAGACGTTAAAGACAGAGAGTTAGAAAGTTATTTTAACGAAGGCCTTTCAAAAGATTTTGAAATGGAATTTGTTTCAGAGAATATAGAGAAAGTTACTATCCCAGAAAATATTAATTTAGAAGACATCATCAACGATGAAATGTGGAAAGATTATGATCGATGTATAAAGTGTGGACGTTGTAATTTTACTTGTCCTACTTGTACATGTTTTACGACCCAAGATATTTTTAATAGAGATAATGAAAAAACTGGTGAACGTCGTAGAGTATGGGCTTCTTGTCATGTTGATAATTTTACTACTATGGCTGGAGGACATGAATTTAGAAAACAACCAGGTGAAAGAATGAGATTTAAGGTTATGCATAAAATTTCTGATTTCAAAAAAAGATTCGGAGTTCATATGTGTGTAGGATGTGGCCGATGTGAGGATGCTTGTCCCGAGTATATTTCCTATATCAACTGTATCAATAGACTAGCAAAAAAGGTTGGTGAAAATAATGAGTAA
- a CDS encoding TrkA C-terminal domain-containing protein, whose amino-acid sequence MDTNFAILAFFTFMLVYLLICEIFTILFRLTGLTEETARFQVISMLTTCGFTTSESELITSSRKRKRLAFITILFGYIFSVTIVSMVINFFMRVNDINSLHLIFKGILAIVSIIIIWYSFLKIGFIKNNFDLFISKIGIRTMFKNQHNPIMVLGIFKSEVIAEITITNIPKELLEIPLKNSNVRYKYNLQFLTIVRNDDTSIPITGETILKENDRVIIFGNLKDIKKLFIPDKIFS is encoded by the coding sequence ATGGACACAAACTTTGCTATTTTAGCTTTTTTTACTTTTATGTTAGTTTATCTTCTAATTTGTGAAATATTTACAATCTTATTTCGATTAACAGGTCTAACTGAAGAGACCGCTCGTTTCCAAGTTATTTCCATGTTAACAACTTGTGGATTTACAACTAGTGAAAGTGAGCTTATAACTTCTTCTAGAAAAAGAAAACGATTGGCATTTATTACTATTCTTTTTGGATATATTTTTTCAGTTACTATCGTTTCTATGGTTATAAATTTTTTTATGAGAGTGAATGATATAAATAGTTTACACCTTATTTTTAAAGGTATTTTAGCTATTGTAAGTATTATTATTATATGGTATTCATTTTTGAAAATAGGATTTATCAAAAATAACTTTGATCTTTTTATTAGTAAAATTGGAATAAGAACTATGTTTAAGAACCAACATAACCCAATTATGGTATTAGGAATTTTTAAATCAGAGGTTATTGCTGAAATCACAATTACTAATATTCCAAAAGAGCTCTTAGAAATTCCTCTAAAAAATTCTAATGTTCGTTATAAATATAATTTACAATTTTTAACTATTGTTAGAAATGATGATACTTCTATTCCTATAACTGGTGAAACGATTTTAAAAGAAAATGATCGTGTTATTATATTTGGAAATCTAAAAGATATAAAAAAACTTTTTATACCAGATAAAATTTTCTCCTAA
- a CDS encoding AbrB family transcriptional regulator, translating into MNFLITLLIAFIGGKLGLKLKIPAGAMIGALVLVAILNITTGMAYLPQEYKVLTQIVTGAFIGARISKSDILGLKEVVKPAILIVSCMAIMNFILGYILYRNSDMDITTALFSTAPGGMMDMTLIAHELKADSAKVVMFQLIRLISVIGLIPMILKSLIRFKEGENFLQEDKVIKNKKENNKKTLENTFLTLMIGFISGWLGMISGIPAGALSFSMLGVGAFNIILDKGYMSIGLRHIIQMLGGALIGSRIEISDVIGVKEMIPLVGIVVVGFTIMNLLIGTIVYKSTNFNIATSLFSSAPGGVADISIIASEMGADTPKVAVIQLVRLVSIVSFYPILIQIITKFFV; encoded by the coding sequence ATGAATTTTTTAATAACATTACTAATTGCATTCATAGGGGGGAAGTTGGGATTAAAATTAAAAATTCCAGCAGGAGCAATGATAGGAGCATTGGTATTGGTAGCAATTTTGAATATAACTACAGGAATGGCATATCTTCCTCAAGAATATAAAGTATTAACCCAAATTGTAACAGGTGCATTTATAGGTGCGAGAATAAGTAAAAGTGATATTTTAGGGTTAAAAGAGGTTGTAAAACCAGCTATCTTAATAGTTTCTTGTATGGCAATTATGAATTTTATTTTAGGATATATTCTTTATAGAAATTCTGATATGGATATTACAACAGCTTTATTTTCAACAGCTCCTGGAGGAATGATGGATATGACTCTAATAGCGCATGAATTAAAAGCAGACTCTGCAAAAGTTGTAATGTTTCAACTGATAAGATTAATTTCTGTAATTGGATTGATACCTATGATTTTAAAAAGTTTAATTAGATTTAAAGAGGGAGAAAATTTTCTTCAAGAAGATAAAGTGATTAAAAATAAAAAAGAAAATAATAAAAAAACCTTAGAAAATACCTTTTTAACTTTAATGATTGGATTTATTTCTGGTTGGCTTGGGATGATTAGTGGTATTCCAGCAGGCGCATTGAGTTTTTCGATGTTAGGAGTAGGAGCATTTAATATCATTTTAGATAAAGGGTATATGTCAATCGGATTAAGACATATTATTCAAATGTTGGGGGGAGCTTTGATTGGTTCTAGAATCGAGATAAGCGATGTCATAGGAGTAAAAGAAATGATACCTCTGGTAGGGATAGTGGTAGTAGGATTTACCATTATGAACTTATTGATAGGAACAATAGTTTATAAATCAACTAACTTCAATATAGCGACTTCTTTATTTTCTTCTGCTCCTGGAGGGGTTGCTGACATTTCAATAATAGCTAGTGAAATGGGAGCCGATACACCTAAAGTGGCAGTTATTCAATTAGTTAGACTGGTTTCAATAGTGAGTTTTTATCCAATACTAATTCAAATAATTACAAAATTTTTTGTATAA
- a CDS encoding 4Fe-4S dicluster domain-containing protein — protein sequence MKRIKIDRSKCIGCLTCVSACMVAHDSAESRNRVVISSDMKFSPIFCRNCDLPECVYTCMSGAMRKDLETGYVTYDKNKCASCYMCIMACPYGVLKEDKETKQEIMKCDMCADLPDGPQCVAKCPMAAITLEEVESR from the coding sequence TTGAAAAGGATAAAGATAGATAGAAGTAAATGCATAGGTTGCTTGACTTGTGTGAGTGCGTGTATGGTGGCTCATGACTCTGCAGAATCAAGAAATAGAGTTGTAATAAGTAGTGATATGAAATTTTCACCAATCTTTTGTAGAAACTGCGATCTACCAGAATGTGTTTATACTTGTATGAGTGGTGCAATGAGAAAAGATTTAGAAACAGGGTATGTTACATATGATAAAAATAAATGTGCAAGTTGTTATATGTGTATAATGGCTTGTCCTTATGGAGTTCTAAAAGAGGATAAAGAAACAAAGCAAGAAATTATGAAGTGTGACATGTGTGCCGATTTACCTGATGGACCTCAATGTGTTGCAAAATGTCCAATGGCAGCGATAACTTTAGAGGAGGTAGAAAGCAGATGA